One genomic region from Longimicrobiaceae bacterium encodes:
- a CDS encoding alpha/beta hydrolase, which translates to MGGRRAACGRLTYDVIAVDVLEANGSETMMLHDFGRTRVAALAACATLGVGACAHPAPTARGPVTWDEVAALPVPAPDHRIAYGADPLQFGELRLPEGPGPHPVAVFIHGGCWRSQFDVRHVASASAALARAGVAVWTLEYRRIGDPGGGWPGTFQDVARGTDHLRELARRYPLDLDRVVLVGHSAGGHLALWLAARRNVPSSSPLVSGDPLPVRGVVPLAGITDLRAYGAAPGSCNAAVPLLLGGSPAEVPDRYAQASPAELLPLGVPQRLLHGALDAIVPVEQSREFAERASARGDDARLVLVEGAGHFDLVAPFSPAWARVEEAVRSLLAPR; encoded by the coding sequence GTGGGAGGACGGAGAGCCGCGTGCGGACGGCTGACGTACGACGTGATCGCGGTGGACGTATTGGAGGCGAACGGGAGCGAGACTATGATGCTACATGATTTCGGCAGGACCCGCGTGGCGGCGCTGGCCGCCTGCGCCACCCTGGGCGTGGGGGCATGCGCGCACCCGGCCCCCACGGCGCGCGGGCCGGTGACCTGGGACGAGGTCGCGGCCCTCCCCGTCCCCGCCCCCGACCACCGGATCGCCTACGGCGCGGACCCGCTGCAGTTCGGCGAGCTGCGCCTCCCGGAGGGGCCGGGACCGCACCCGGTGGCGGTCTTCATCCACGGGGGGTGCTGGAGGTCGCAGTTCGACGTCCGCCACGTCGCCAGCGCCAGCGCGGCGCTCGCCCGGGCGGGGGTCGCCGTGTGGACGCTGGAGTACCGGCGGATCGGCGACCCGGGCGGAGGGTGGCCGGGGACCTTCCAGGACGTGGCCCGGGGCACGGACCACCTCCGCGAGCTGGCGCGGAGGTACCCGCTGGACCTGGACCGCGTCGTGCTCGTGGGCCACTCGGCGGGCGGGCACCTGGCGCTCTGGCTCGCGGCCCGCCGCAACGTCCCCTCGTCCAGCCCGCTCGTCTCGGGCGACCCGCTCCCCGTGCGCGGCGTGGTGCCCCTGGCGGGGATCACGGACCTGCGCGCGTACGGCGCCGCCCCGGGGAGCTGCAACGCGGCGGTCCCCCTGCTCCTCGGCGGGTCCCCGGCGGAGGTCCCGGACCGCTACGCGCAGGCCAGCCCGGCCGAGCTCCTCCCCCTCGGGGTGCCGCAGCGGCTGCTGCACGGCGCCCTGGACGCCATCGTCCCCGTGGAGCAGAGCCGGGAATTCGCGGAGCGGGCCTCTGCGCGCGGGGACGACGCGCGGCTGGTGCTGGTCGAAGGGGCCGGGCACTTCGACCTGGTGGCCCCCTTCTCGCCGGCGTGGGCCCGGGTGGAGGAAGCGGTGCGGTCGCTCCTCGCGCCGCGCT